The Eubacteriaceae bacterium Marseille-Q4139 genome has a window encoding:
- the gcvPA gene encoding aminomethyl-transferring glycine dehydrogenase subunit GcvPA, producing the protein MGNQQAYPYMPNSAPANKQQMLDALGISEIKELYQDIIPEELLLHRPLQLPEPIRDEYTLSRHMEKLLEQNISCGKNSSFLGAGCYRHLVPAVCDEIAGRAEFLTAYCGDTYSDHGKMQAIFEYQSMMGELLNLDVVSYTTYDAGQAICSALRMALRIGASQGRVDLLLPSTTNPEILSQAREYCKSSGNIRLIGCNPKTGRMDKHELKTMLSDKTAAVFLENPSYLGFFEEEAEEIGELAHGSGAVFIVCPEIISLGILKSPADYGADIVCGDIQPLGIGMHYGGGCAGFLAVRDDPKYINEIPTYLYGIAKTEHENEFGWGRALNERCSHGSRERAKEYFGTASGLWAIVAGVYLGLMGPQGMKELGEQIMRKTDYAIRILSRIQGISVNPLGGHPFQEFIINYDSTGKTVEEIHKFLLEHGVFGGKDLSSDFPWLGQSALFCISELTSRQEIQRLYELLKQAAEGGNV; encoded by the coding sequence ATGGGTAATCAGCAGGCATATCCCTATATGCCCAACAGTGCGCCGGCAAACAAGCAGCAGATGCTGGACGCCCTTGGCATCTCTGAAATAAAAGAATTATACCAGGACATCATACCGGAAGAACTGCTGCTTCATAGGCCGCTTCAACTGCCGGAACCGATTCGGGATGAGTACACATTGTCGCGCCATATGGAAAAACTGCTGGAACAAAATATTTCCTGCGGGAAAAACAGCAGTTTTCTGGGGGCTGGCTGCTATCGGCATCTGGTTCCGGCTGTCTGCGATGAGATTGCCGGACGTGCGGAATTTCTGACGGCGTACTGTGGAGACACGTATTCCGATCATGGGAAAATGCAGGCAATTTTTGAATACCAGAGCATGATGGGAGAATTGTTAAATCTCGATGTAGTCAGCTATACCACTTATGATGCCGGACAGGCTATATGCTCTGCACTCAGAATGGCCTTAAGAATTGGGGCATCACAGGGCAGGGTGGATTTGCTGCTGCCTTCTACAACGAACCCGGAGATCCTTTCCCAGGCGCGCGAATACTGTAAAAGCAGCGGAAATATCCGCCTGATAGGGTGCAATCCCAAAACAGGCCGCATGGATAAACACGAACTGAAAACCATGCTTTCGGATAAAACCGCAGCCGTGTTTCTGGAAAATCCGTCTTATCTTGGTTTTTTTGAAGAAGAAGCGGAAGAAATAGGAGAACTTGCTCATGGCTCTGGTGCTGTTTTTATCGTATGCCCGGAGATTATATCCCTTGGTATTTTAAAAAGCCCGGCTGATTACGGGGCGGATATTGTATGCGGCGATATCCAGCCTTTGGGCATCGGTATGCATTATGGAGGCGGCTGTGCCGGCTTTCTTGCCGTCCGTGATGATCCGAAATATATAAATGAAATTCCCACATATCTGTACGGGATTGCGAAGACGGAGCATGAGAACGAGTTTGGATGGGGGCGGGCTCTGAATGAACGGTGTTCCCATGGCAGCAGGGAACGTGCCAAGGAGTATTTTGGAACGGCTTCTGGCTTGTGGGCCATTGTTGCAGGCGTTTATCTTGGCTTAATGGGGCCGCAGGGAATGAAGGAATTGGGCGAGCAGATCATGAGAAAGACGGATTATGCGATCCGAATCTTATCGAGGATTCAAGGAATCAGCGTGAATCCGCTGGGCGGTCATCCGTTTCAGGAGTTTATTATCAACTATGATTCCACGGGAAAGACTGTGGAAGAGATTCATAAGTTCCTTCTGGAACATGGAGTATTTGGCGGTAAGGATCTTTCTTCTGATTTTCCCTGGTTGGGGCAAAGCGCCCTTTTTTGTATCAGCGAGCTGACAAGCAGGCAGGAGATACAGCGTCTTTATGAGCTTTTAAAACAGGCGGCAGAGGGGGGAAACGTATGA
- a CDS encoding ATP-binding cassette domain-containing protein: MLHAVDDVSFSIEAGKTLGVVGESGCGKSTLGRVLIHLLERTDGQIIFEGKDISDLKKSELNEIRKDMQMIFQDPFASLNPRQSVSEIIAEPLQIYHRAQSKQDLEKQVLELMDTVGLARRLANSYPHELDGGRRQRIGVARALALNPKFIVCDEPVSALDVSIQAQILNLMQDLQEERNLTYLFITHNLSVVKHISDEILVMYLGKMVEFASDKDIFMNRLHPYTKALLAAVPLPVYGTQKKKRQLLSGELSSPINPRPGCRFAKRCPYAKEICSQKEPELEEIMPRHFVACHFVREINGL; encoded by the coding sequence ATGCTCCATGCCGTTGACGATGTCAGCTTTTCCATTGAAGCGGGGAAAACGCTCGGAGTCGTAGGGGAGTCGGGATGCGGAAAGTCCACTCTCGGTCGTGTCCTGATTCATCTTCTTGAGAGAACAGACGGCCAGATCATTTTTGAAGGAAAAGATATCAGCGATTTGAAGAAATCAGAGCTGAACGAAATTCGCAAAGACATGCAGATGATCTTTCAGGATCCATTTGCGTCATTAAATCCAAGACAATCGGTCAGTGAAATCATTGCGGAACCGCTTCAGATTTATCACCGGGCGCAGTCAAAGCAGGATCTTGAAAAACAGGTTTTGGAACTGATGGATACGGTCGGACTGGCCAGAAGGCTGGCAAATTCCTATCCCCATGAGCTTGATGGCGGCAGACGCCAGAGGATCGGTGTTGCACGGGCGCTTGCACTGAATCCTAAATTCATTGTATGCGATGAGCCGGTATCGGCACTTGATGTTTCCATTCAGGCACAGATCCTGAATCTGATGCAGGATTTGCAGGAGGAGAGAAATCTTACCTATCTGTTTATCACACATAATCTGTCGGTAGTAAAGCATATTTCCGATGAGATTCTTGTTATGTACCTGGGGAAAATGGTAGAGTTTGCCAGTGATAAGGATATTTTCATGAATCGTCTGCATCCCTATACCAAAGCTCTTCTGGCAGCCGTACCGCTTCCTGTGTATGGAACACAAAAGAAAAAACGGCAGCTTTTAAGCGGGGAGCTTTCTTCGCCAATCAATCCCAGGCCAGGCTGCCGCTTTGCAAAACGCTGCCCGTATGCAAAGGAGATCTGTTCTCAAAAGGAGCCGGAACTGGAAGAAATTATGCCAAGACACTTTGTGGCCTGCCATTTCGTCAGAGAGATCAACGGACTATAA
- a CDS encoding ABC transporter ATP-binding protein, translated as MSEPILEVRNLTVEYTSGKSIVQAVNNLSFTLEKGEALGLVGETGAGKTTTALSIMQLITSPPGRIKSGEIIFEGKDLTKLPQSELRKLRGEKISMIFQDPMTALNPVITVGDQISEVIRLHEKTTKLEAAAKAKEMLEMVGIPGERYSEYPHQFSGGMKQRVIIAIALARSPSLLIADEPTTALDVTIQAQVLEMIDRIIRELKTTLILITHDLGVVADICDKAAIMYAGEIVEYGTLDHIYNHTLHPYSIGLFNSIPNFDEDVHRLKPIKGLMPDPTNLPIGCSFSLRCPDCCESCRHKKFELTEVTPGHFVRCIKYAET; from the coding sequence ATGTCAGAACCTATTTTGGAAGTCAGAAATCTAACCGTTGAATATACCTCCGGAAAATCCATTGTCCAAGCCGTCAACAATCTGAGCTTTACCCTCGAAAAAGGCGAAGCTCTGGGACTGGTGGGAGAAACCGGGGCGGGAAAGACCACGACGGCACTTTCGATCATGCAGCTCATTACTTCTCCACCCGGCAGGATTAAAAGCGGAGAAATAATTTTTGAAGGAAAAGATCTGACAAAGCTGCCGCAAAGCGAGCTCAGAAAGCTGCGCGGTGAAAAAATATCCATGATTTTCCAGGATCCTATGACCGCCCTGAATCCGGTAATCACGGTGGGGGATCAAATCAGCGAGGTGATCCGGCTTCATGAAAAAACCACCAAGCTGGAAGCTGCGGCAAAGGCAAAGGAAATGCTGGAAATGGTTGGAATTCCGGGCGAGCGTTATTCGGAGTATCCGCATCAATTTTCCGGCGGCATGAAGCAGAGAGTCATTATTGCGATTGCATTGGCCCGCAGCCCTTCTCTTTTGATCGCAGATGAGCCTACAACAGCCTTGGACGTTACAATTCAGGCGCAGGTTCTTGAGATGATTGACCGCATTATCCGGGAGCTAAAGACAACGCTGATTCTCATTACGCATGACTTGGGTGTCGTGGCAGATATCTGTGACAAGGCGGCAATCATGTATGCCGGAGAAATTGTTGAATATGGTACACTGGATCATATTTATAATCACACGCTCCACCCATACAGCATTGGACTCTTTAATTCCATCCCTAATTTTGACGAGGATGTTCACCGCCTAAAACCAATCAAAGGCCTTATGCCGGACCCCACCAATCTTCCCATAGGATGCAGCTTCAGCCTGCGCTGCCCGGATTGCTGTGAGAGCTGCCGTCATAAAAAGTTTGAATTGACAGAGGTTACTCCGGGACACTTTGTCCGCTGCATCAAATACGCTGAAACTTAG
- a CDS encoding ABC transporter permease, producing MANQSDTKTFGQETQVVFKKQSQFREIMGRFAKNRLAIASLIIIFLLIILAVFAEQIAPYGPDDQDLSRRFTYPCSEFLLGTDDYGRDILSRLIYGARYSLSVGLISVSFSCLFGVILGCIAGFYGQVADNIIMRLVDIVLAIPNILLALSIASALGPGLGNLIVAVGIGAVPGYARIVRASILSVKQMEYIEAARSIGASDFRLITRHILPNCLAPIIVQATMSIAVAILSAASLSFLGLGITPPTPEWGSMLSAGRAYIRDFWPVVTFPGMMIMITVFAFNILGDGLRDALDPKLKI from the coding sequence ATGGCTAATCAATCTGATACAAAGACCTTCGGTCAGGAGACGCAGGTTGTCTTTAAAAAGCAAAGCCAGTTCCGGGAGATCATGGGACGCTTTGCAAAGAACAGACTGGCGATAGCCAGCCTTATCATTATCTTTCTGCTGATTATCCTCGCTGTTTTTGCGGAACAGATTGCCCCGTATGGGCCGGACGATCAGGATTTGTCTCGCCGGTTTACTTATCCGTGCTCGGAGTTCCTCCTGGGCACAGACGACTATGGACGTGATATTTTAAGCCGTTTGATCTATGGAGCAAGATACTCGCTTTCTGTCGGGCTGATTTCCGTATCGTTTTCCTGCCTGTTCGGAGTGATTTTGGGGTGCATTGCAGGATTTTACGGCCAGGTGGCTGACAATATCATTATGCGGCTCGTGGATATTGTGCTGGCTATCCCGAATATTCTTCTTGCACTTTCGATAGCATCCGCGCTCGGGCCGGGCCTTGGAAACCTGATTGTAGCTGTGGGAATCGGTGCGGTTCCCGGATATGCAAGAATTGTCAGAGCATCTATTTTGTCGGTAAAACAGATGGAGTATATTGAAGCAGCGCGTTCCATAGGCGCCAGCGATTTCCGCCTTATTACGAGGCACATTCTTCCGAACTGTCTGGCTCCGATTATCGTCCAGGCAACCATGAGCATTGCGGTTGCAATTTTATCTGCGGCATCTTTAAGTTTTCTTGGACTTGGAATCACGCCTCCCACACCGGAATGGGGTTCCATGCTTTCTGCCGGTCGCGCGTATATTCGTGATTTCTGGCCGGTCGTCACCTTTCCGGGTATGATGATAATGATAACTGTATTTGCGTTTAACATTCTCGGAGACGGACTTCGTGATGCTCTTGATCCGAAACTGAAGATTTAA
- a CDS encoding ABC transporter permease, producing MLRFIGKRILMMIPVLIGVTLIIFTMMYLTPGDAADMLLGDSATIEQKEQLREELKLNDPYLVQYFNYMKGVLHGDLGTSYSTKRPVTEELLDRFPTTIKLAGAGVLLSLIFGVSMGIISATKQYSIFDNLATTFSLLGVSIPNFWLALMLIIIFAVNWKILPPSGLSSPLHWILPVISLGMNSTATIMRMTRSSMLEVVRQDYIRTARAKGQNETLVILRHALPNALIPIITVAGLQFGRLMGGAVMAETVFSIAGIGKLMVDAIKLQNFPIVQGGVLLIAFSTSIVNLLIDILYAFVDPRIRSQYIRPKKDKQAAVKGGASSNG from the coding sequence TTGCTGCGCTTTATAGGAAAACGAATTCTTATGATGATTCCTGTTCTGATTGGCGTTACCTTGATTATCTTTACCATGATGTATCTGACGCCAGGTGATGCGGCGGATATGCTGTTAGGAGACAGCGCCACCATTGAACAGAAGGAACAGCTGCGGGAAGAATTGAAACTAAACGACCCATATCTGGTTCAATATTTTAATTACATGAAAGGGGTGCTTCATGGAGATCTGGGAACCTCTTATTCTACTAAACGCCCTGTTACAGAGGAGCTTTTAGACAGGTTCCCCACGACGATTAAGTTAGCTGGGGCTGGGGTGTTGCTGTCCCTGATTTTTGGCGTCTCCATGGGAATCATTTCGGCAACAAAACAGTATTCCATTTTTGATAATCTTGCAACGACGTTTTCTCTTTTGGGTGTTTCCATACCCAACTTCTGGCTCGCGTTGATGTTAATCATTATCTTTGCTGTTAATTGGAAAATTCTTCCGCCTTCAGGGCTTTCCAGTCCCCTTCATTGGATCTTGCCGGTCATTTCACTGGGAATGAACTCTACTGCGACGATTATGAGAATGACCCGCTCCAGCATGCTGGAGGTTGTCAGGCAGGATTACATCCGAACTGCCCGGGCAAAAGGACAGAATGAGACTCTAGTGATACTGCGTCATGCACTGCCAAATGCATTGATTCCCATCATAACAGTTGCAGGACTTCAGTTTGGCCGTCTCATGGGCGGCGCTGTCATGGCGGAAACGGTTTTTTCAATCGCAGGGATTGGAAAACTGATGGTCGATGCCATTAAACTTCAGAATTTCCCCATTGTACAGGGCGGCGTTTTACTGATTGCGTTTTCTACGTCTATTGTGAATTTACTGATTGACATTCTTTATGCGTTCGTAGATCCAAGAATTCGTTCTCAGTACATTCGCCCTAAAAAGGACAAACAGGCGGCAGTGAAAGGAGGGGCTTCCAGTAATGGCTAA
- a CDS encoding ABC transporter substrate-binding protein encodes MKKRKIARILSTALAISIIAAMAAGCGQNSDPGSGGTGENVSGGEGSYKDTITIAHWEEPTTLDPQAQGKMSCGAVSTQIYDTLVTLDENSQPVPCLAESWEQIDDTTFRFHLRDGVKFHNGDTLTAEDVRYTIERACTNPGSSSTFITFDPENTKVIDDLTVEIKLKSPDASIYDTLNGQRGAIVSKRAIEEMGEDAFGHAPVGTGPYKLEEWVTGTELHLTANEDYWGEAPKTPNLVYKIITESANRVIEMETGNADICLNVLASEVPRLQEAEGIRVEMEPGYQYTTITFNMQDPVLSDVRLRQALAYAIDREAIVDAVYGDTATVADSIMPTTILGAKTYDPNMYDVDAAKQLIAEAGYADGVTLNFVVQPLEEMQRLTEAVQNMWKQIGVETNVSTAEVAAYLAQGNTLQVGIRNGSASDPASTLIIYDSAFGDRLNSNNADLDKMLADAKAIYNTEERAEAYYDICDYLWEEKWTIPLAFKNTIYAVSDKVEGFEFDRMNYLKMENIQVLE; translated from the coding sequence ATGAAAAAAAGAAAAATAGCACGCATCTTATCGACGGCGCTTGCCATTTCCATAATTGCAGCAATGGCTGCGGGCTGCGGACAGAACAGTGACCCAGGTTCCGGAGGTACAGGAGAGAATGTTTCCGGAGGAGAAGGTTCTTATAAGGACACGATCACGATTGCACATTGGGAGGAACCGACAACTTTGGATCCGCAGGCACAGGGGAAGATGTCCTGTGGCGCCGTATCAACGCAGATATATGATACACTTGTTACCCTGGATGAGAACAGCCAGCCGGTTCCATGTCTCGCAGAAAGCTGGGAACAGATTGATGATACGACGTTTCGCTTCCATCTGCGGGATGGCGTTAAATTCCATAATGGTGATACGTTAACGGCTGAAGATGTGCGATATACTATCGAACGGGCCTGCACCAATCCGGGAAGTTCGTCTACCTTTATTACGTTTGACCCGGAAAACACCAAGGTCATCGACGATCTGACCGTTGAAATCAAGCTGAAATCTCCGGATGCATCCATTTATGATACCTTAAACGGACAGAGAGGCGCGATTGTCAGTAAACGTGCCATAGAAGAAATGGGAGAGGATGCTTTCGGACATGCCCCGGTAGGAACTGGCCCGTATAAACTGGAAGAGTGGGTAACAGGAACAGAGCTCCATTTGACAGCCAATGAGGATTACTGGGGAGAAGCGCCGAAAACTCCGAACCTTGTCTATAAAATTATTACGGAATCTGCCAATCGTGTTATTGAAATGGAGACAGGAAACGCGGATATTTGTCTGAACGTGCTGGCCAGCGAAGTGCCGAGACTTCAGGAAGCAGAGGGAATCCGCGTAGAAATGGAGCCAGGATATCAGTACACGACCATTACGTTTAATATGCAGGATCCGGTTTTATCTGATGTTCGTTTAAGACAGGCATTGGCATATGCCATTGACAGAGAAGCCATTGTCGATGCAGTTTACGGAGATACGGCAACGGTGGCTGACAGCATCATGCCTACGACGATTCTGGGAGCGAAAACCTATGATCCGAATATGTATGATGTAGATGCTGCAAAGCAGCTGATTGCAGAGGCCGGATATGCAGATGGGGTGACTCTTAACTTTGTTGTCCAGCCGCTGGAAGAGATGCAGCGTTTAACAGAAGCCGTTCAGAATATGTGGAAGCAGATTGGCGTTGAGACAAACGTAAGTACAGCCGAAGTGGCGGCTTATCTGGCACAGGGAAATACGCTTCAGGTCGGCATCCGAAACGGAAGCGCGTCTGACCCGGCAAGTACGCTGATTATTTATGATTCTGCGTTTGGTGACCGGTTGAATTCCAATAATGCAGACCTTGATAAAATGCTTGCTGACGCAAAGGCTATTTATAATACGGAAGAGCGCGCGGAAGCTTATTACGATATCTGTGACTATTTGTGGGAAGAAAAGTGGACCATTCCGCTGGCATTTAAAAATACCATCTATGCCGTATCAGACAAAGTAGAGGGATTTGAATTTGATCGAATGAATTACCTGAAAATGGAAAATATTCAAGTTCTTGAATAG
- a CDS encoding RraA family protein, giving the protein MELTDTLKERFLSVDPATVGHYINGGFMRPEMKPIRRDDKRMIGPAYTVRISGRDSCALYYGIKHAPKGSVIVIDRCGDQTFACCGEMVATYAQGQGMAGIVIDGPATDSRAIEKLEIPVFCTGISSVTTMIYGATGEVQIPIVCCGAHVNPGDLVFGDADGVVVLPSDGYEEALKKAEESVAREVSLRKRFLEGGDPLWNVDRLFSVGLTDTIADLKKL; this is encoded by the coding sequence ATGGAATTAACAGATACTTTAAAAGAACGTTTCTTATCGGTGGATCCGGCGACAGTCGGGCATTATATCAATGGGGGATTTATGCGGCCCGAGATGAAGCCGATTCGTCGGGATGACAAGAGAATGATTGGCCCGGCCTATACGGTTCGTATTTCCGGACGCGATTCCTGTGCACTGTATTATGGGATCAAGCATGCACCAAAGGGCTCTGTCATCGTGATTGACCGCTGCGGAGATCAAACCTTTGCATGCTGCGGAGAGATGGTGGCAACCTATGCTCAGGGACAGGGAATGGCCGGAATTGTGATTGACGGCCCGGCGACGGATTCACGTGCGATTGAAAAATTGGAGATTCCTGTTTTCTGCACCGGGATATCTTCTGTTACGACAATGATTTACGGAGCTACGGGAGAAGTTCAGATCCCGATTGTATGCTGTGGCGCACATGTGAATCCAGGCGATCTTGTCTTTGGTGATGCGGATGGGGTCGTAGTTCTTCCTTCAGATGGTTATGAAGAGGCACTGAAGAAAGCAGAAGAATCTGTTGCGCGTGAAGTTTCCTTGAGAAAACGCTTTTTGGAGGGAGGTGACCCGCTTTGGAATGTGGACCGTCTGTTTTCAGTTGGCCTTACAGACACGATTGCAGACCTTAAAAAGTTATAG
- a CDS encoding creatininase family protein: protein MKETNWIKLMSTSEFAERKKGCDTVIIPVGATEGYGPHLPMGSDILVAQKISELVAEKVNALIGPSVEVGESYSLGGFPGTICIKPETWTAFFHDIMESLVKWGFKNFMIINGHAGNVPLIGHTARSMQDQYGIKCAQIDWWRFTQAKGIGILENSGWMAHGHASECGTSVLLYLYPDYVEMEQADKAEPAREGFTRDSDIITYVPFHLTAPRALLGDATVGNAQKGEELVNKCVERIVSYMQQEFDC from the coding sequence ATGAAGGAGACCAATTGGATCAAACTGATGAGCACCTCAGAATTCGCCGAGAGAAAGAAAGGCTGTGATACCGTTATCATTCCTGTCGGCGCCACGGAAGGCTATGGACCGCATCTGCCAATGGGTTCCGATATTTTAGTTGCCCAAAAAATATCGGAGCTTGTGGCAGAAAAGGTAAATGCCCTGATCGGTCCTTCCGTTGAAGTAGGGGAATCCTATTCATTGGGTGGCTTTCCGGGAACAATCTGTATTAAGCCTGAAACCTGGACAGCATTTTTTCATGATATTATGGAATCTCTCGTCAAATGGGGATTTAAGAATTTCATGATTATCAATGGACATGCCGGCAATGTTCCGCTGATCGGCCACACAGCCCGCTCCATGCAGGATCAGTACGGCATTAAATGCGCACAGATTGACTGGTGGCGCTTTACCCAGGCAAAAGGCATCGGGATTCTCGAAAATTCCGGATGGATGGCCCATGGGCATGCAAGCGAATGCGGCACATCTGTACTTTTATACCTGTACCCAGATTATGTGGAAATGGAACAGGCCGATAAGGCAGAGCCTGCCAGAGAGGGCTTCACAAGAGACTCTGATATTATTACATATGTTCCGTTTCATCTAACGGCTCCGCGGGCACTTTTGGGAGATGCTACCGTAGGAAACGCCCAGAAAGGCGAAGAGTTGGTAAATAAGTGCGTTGAACGAATTGTTTCATATATGCAGCAGGAATTTGACTGTTAA
- a CDS encoding carbon-nitrogen hydrolase family protein: MKKNFIVGVVQLDPRDNYEENLQSAEKWIREGAERGAKLLVLPEVWTYQGPTPIDFAEDIPGGTCFSMLSDLAKEYGIWIHGGSITERIPGDSVKTYNTTMVISPEGQLAAKYRKIHTFDVDVEGAGSYRESDRKRSGSEIVVCDAGDYGKLGLSICYDIRFPEVFRLQALEGADILCLPAAFLMMTGKDHWEPLIRARAIENGCYMIACGQCGNKPTAHMYGHSMIVDPWGRVIAMAGEEPGVTTAMIDFAYLEKARNQLYTLQNRRENVYTLKKND, from the coding sequence ATGAAAAAGAATTTTATTGTCGGTGTGGTACAGTTGGATCCAAGAGATAATTATGAAGAGAATCTGCAGTCGGCCGAAAAATGGATTCGGGAAGGCGCAGAGCGGGGAGCAAAGCTGCTGGTTCTTCCGGAAGTATGGACCTACCAGGGGCCAACTCCGATTGACTTTGCTGAGGATATTCCAGGGGGGACATGTTTTTCTATGCTCTCAGATCTGGCAAAAGAGTATGGAATTTGGATTCATGGTGGAAGTATTACAGAAAGAATTCCGGGCGATTCCGTCAAGACGTACAACACAACGATGGTCATCAGCCCCGAGGGACAGTTAGCCGCAAAATACAGAAAAATTCATACCTTTGATGTCGATGTGGAAGGCGCAGGTTCTTACAGAGAATCTGACCGGAAGCGTTCCGGCAGTGAAATTGTTGTATGCGATGCCGGAGATTACGGAAAACTTGGACTTTCCATTTGCTATGATATTCGTTTCCCCGAAGTCTTTCGTCTCCAGGCATTGGAAGGCGCTGATATTTTATGTCTGCCGGCAGCTTTCCTTATGATGACCGGAAAGGATCACTGGGAGCCGTTGATCCGTGCACGAGCCATCGAAAACGGCTGCTATATGATCGCCTGCGGCCAGTGCGGAAACAAACCGACAGCCCATATGTATGGACATTCCATGATTGTTGATCCGTGGGGCCGTGTTATTGCAATGGCCGGGGAAGAACCGGGAGTTACAACTGCCATGATTGATTTTGCATATTTGGAAAAAGCAAGAAATCAGCTGTACACGCTCCAAAACAGAAGGGAAAATGTCTATACCTTAAAAAAGAATGACTAA
- a CDS encoding GntR family transcriptional regulator produces the protein MAVRGIDVYGILKTKIITLEFYPGQMIKESLLIEELHVSRTPVREALILLANEMLVQVYPQRGTYVSKIDVEYVRQLAVMRHILEKKILSGLCERKERLQTQFAENMLALSLAIQNKNIVEYLKTDGEFHRRLFDCAGYPVIWDKLCRSHQTRYRMLDLSVFSDVMEDTLNEHKQILTCIEDGNCSQLQKMLEAHLDPNIAREKELKERFPEYFGSLDVRQSQIVDLLD, from the coding sequence ATGGCGGTAAGAGGTATTGATGTATATGGTATTCTGAAAACGAAAATTATAACTCTCGAATTCTATCCCGGACAAATGATAAAAGAATCCCTTCTGATCGAAGAGCTGCACGTAAGCCGAACGCCAGTACGTGAGGCTCTTATTTTGCTTGCAAATGAAATGCTGGTACAGGTATATCCCCAAAGAGGAACATATGTTTCAAAAATTGACGTGGAGTATGTCCGTCAACTCGCGGTAATGCGTCATATTTTGGAAAAAAAAATTCTATCAGGTTTATGTGAAAGAAAGGAACGCCTTCAAACACAATTTGCAGAAAACATGCTCGCTTTATCACTTGCCATTCAAAATAAAAACATTGTAGAATATTTAAAGACTGACGGCGAATTTCACAGACGCCTGTTTGACTGCGCCGGTTATCCTGTTATCTGGGATAAACTTTGCCGTTCCCATCAGACACGCTATCGTATGCTGGATCTTTCCGTTTTCAGCGATGTCATGGAAGATACCTTAAACGAACATAAGCAGATTTTAACGTGTATTGAAGATGGAAACTGCAGCCAGCTGCAAAAAATGCTGGAAGCACATCTTGATCCCAATATTGCACGTGAGAAGGAATTAAAAGAAAGATTTCCTGAATATTTTGGCTCGCTTGACGTGCGCCAGAGTCAGATTGTCGATCTGTTAGATTAG